One Chloroflexota bacterium genomic region harbors:
- a CDS encoding MFS transporter has translation MGSLASYRRVFANPALARLMIGEFVSSIGDWLYLVALLVVVYNSGASPVVLGIVGAARVVPYILLSVPAGIVADRYDRRLILIVTDLARGVIMLALTALTLVEGPIIAVVALSLLAACFSAFFSPAIGSLIPSLVADERELGPANAAWSSLDNLAFIIGPAVAAILITVGSIPLAFFLNAVTFVIIAAVLWRLPRDRGRAVAAHAASTEASTIGFRASVRPAIRPLSGLGVINLFDGFVSGGLAVLTVVIAVEVLGAGDAGTGWLNAAIGLGGLIGAFIAGPMTLRRRLEIPLAVGGVTLGVGVILVGQSTVLLAAIAAMAVATAGMLLLEVVATTIFQRAVPDSIRGRTIGAMDTLTVSAYALGAFLAPILAAATGPVVVLLGFGVAMVAATLVGTVLVGRSAASEMDPGAQRFVRIPLFDGLAPAALEQAARHLTRVRVTPGQVVVRQGDPADRFFHVLDGTFEVAQTKDPGGAPRFLRTLGPDDVFGEIGLLRGVPRTATVTATGDGTLLALDGGRFLELVGAGPGLTSRLLDVHRGTSARLDRSDESLTDG, from the coding sequence ATGGGCAGCCTCGCCAGTTACCGGCGCGTCTTCGCCAACCCGGCCCTCGCGCGTCTCATGATCGGGGAGTTCGTGTCCTCCATCGGCGACTGGCTGTACCTGGTCGCGCTGCTGGTCGTGGTCTACAACTCCGGCGCCTCGCCCGTCGTGCTGGGGATCGTGGGGGCAGCCCGCGTTGTCCCCTACATCCTGCTCTCGGTCCCGGCCGGGATCGTGGCCGATCGGTACGACCGGCGCCTGATCCTGATCGTCACCGATCTCGCCCGCGGGGTCATCATGCTGGCGCTGACCGCGCTGACCCTGGTTGAGGGGCCGATCATCGCGGTCGTGGCCCTCAGCCTGCTGGCGGCCTGCTTCTCGGCCTTCTTCAGCCCCGCCATCGGCTCGCTGATCCCCAGCCTGGTGGCCGATGAGCGGGAGCTGGGCCCCGCCAATGCCGCCTGGTCGAGCCTGGACAACCTGGCGTTCATCATCGGTCCGGCGGTGGCGGCCATCCTCATCACGGTCGGCAGCATCCCGCTGGCCTTCTTTCTGAATGCCGTGACGTTCGTGATCATCGCCGCCGTCCTGTGGCGGCTGCCGAGGGATCGGGGACGCGCCGTGGCGGCGCACGCCGCCTCTACCGAGGCGAGCACGATTGGGTTCCGGGCGTCGGTCCGGCCGGCCATCCGACCCCTGTCCGGCCTGGGCGTGATCAACCTGTTCGACGGCTTCGTGTCCGGCGGGCTGGCCGTCCTGACCGTGGTCATCGCGGTCGAGGTGCTCGGCGCAGGCGACGCTGGGACAGGCTGGCTGAACGCCGCCATCGGGCTGGGCGGACTCATCGGCGCCTTCATCGCCGGGCCCATGACCCTCCGTCGGCGACTCGAGATCCCGCTGGCGGTGGGTGGTGTGACACTGGGCGTTGGAGTCATCCTTGTCGGCCAGTCGACGGTCCTGCTGGCGGCCATTGCCGCCATGGCGGTGGCCACTGCCGGCATGCTCCTGCTCGAGGTGGTGGCGACGACGATCTTCCAGCGGGCGGTCCCCGACTCCATCCGGGGGCGAACGATCGGCGCCATGGACACGCTGACCGTATCGGCCTATGCGCTGGGTGCGTTCCTGGCACCCATCCTGGCAGCCGCGACCGGTCCGGTCGTCGTCCTGCTCGGGTTCGGGGTCGCCATGGTTGCCGCCACGCTGGTCGGGACGGTCCTGGTGGGGAGGTCCGCAGCGTCGGAGATGGACCCGGGCGCCCAGCGGTTCGTCCGCATTCCGCTGTTCGATGGGCTGGCCCCCGCCGCGTTGGAGCAGGCCGCCCGCCACCTGACCCGCGTGCGCGTGACGCCAGGCCAGGTCGTCGTGCGCCAGGGCGACCCGGCTGACCGCTTCTTCCACGTCCTGGACGGTACGTTCGAGGTCGCCCAGACCAAGGACCCGGGTGGTGCGCCCCGGTTCTTGCGGACCCTGGGCCCGGATGACGTGTTCGGCGAGATCGGGCTGCTGCGTGGCGTCCCGCGGACGGCCACCGTAACCGCCACCGGCGACGGGACCCTGCTCGCCCTGGACGGGGGTCGCTTCCTGGAGCTGGTCGGCGCCGGCCCCGGCCTGACCTCGCGACTGCTGGACGTGCATCGTGGGACGTCGGCACGCCTGGACCGGAGCGACGAGTCTTTGACCGATGGCTGA